The Amycolatopsis japonica nucleotide sequence GCGCCCCTCGCGACCCGCGACGTTCGTGGAGGGGGATCCGGGTCCCCCGACGTCCCGGATTCCCCTCCGCCCCCCCCCGCATTCAGAGGACTAAATGCGACCCGCCGCGTTTAGTCCTCTGAATGCGTTTGAGTGCGGCGGGGGCTCAGGGCTCGAAGGCGTTGCCGGTGGCGATCTTCGGCCGCCCCAGTTCCACCGGCTCGGCGACGCGAGCCCGCCGGTAGACCGCCACGGTCGCCTCGGCGATCCGGCCCCAGTCGAAGTCCGCGGCCAGCCGCGACTGCGCGGTCAACGCCCGCCGGGCGGCGGCGACCTCGTCGTCCAGCACCGCCTCGACCGCGTCCCCGAGGGCGTCGACGTCGCCGGGGCTGAACGCCAGGCCGGTCTCGCCGTCGACGACGACCTCGCCGAGCCCGCCCGCGGTCGAAGCCACGAGCGGCGCCTTCGCGGCGGCGGCCTCCAGCGCGACGATCCCGAACGGTTCGTACCGGCTGGGCAGCACGACGGCGTCGGCCGCGGCCAGCACGGCGCGCAGTTCGCGGTCGGACAGGTGCCCGACGAAGTCCACCGCGCGCCGGACGCGCAGCTTGCGGGCCTGGTCGACCAGTTCCTCCAGATGCCTGCCTTTGCCGGCGACGACCAGCCGCGTCCCCGGTTTGGCGCGGCGGATCCGGGGGAGCGCGGCGAGCAGATCCTGTACGCCCTTCTCCCATTCCAGCCGTCCGAAGTAGAGCAGCAGCGGCGCGCCGGAGGGGCTGTAGACCTCGCGCGCGTGCGCGACCTCCTCTGCGGGCACCTGCCAGGTGCGTTCCTCGATGCCGTTGTGGATCACGGTGACCGCGTCGCCGTCGACCTCGAACAGATGCGCCACTTCGCGGCGCATGGCCTGCGAGCAGGTGATCAGCGCGTCCGAGCGGTTCGCGAGCCACCACTCGACGGAGTGCACCTGCTGGTTCAGCGGATGCGAGAGCCAGCCGGAGTGCCGTCCGGCCTCGGTGGCGTGGATCGTGCCGACCAGCGGCACCCTGGCGGCCTCCGCGATCGCGATCGCGGGATGGGTGACCAGCCAGTCGTGCGCGTGCACGACGTCCGGCTGCCAGCCGCGCAGCAGGTCGGTGGCGGCGCGGACCATCGCGTGCCCCATGGCCAGCGTCCACGCGACGAGGTCCCGTTCGAAGGTCACGTGCATCGGGTCTTCGGCGACCCGGATGATCCGGACGCCCTCGACCACGCGATCGGTCCTCGGATGGGTCTCGGCGTCGGTGCCCGCCGTGTGACGGCACAGGACGACCACGTCGTGCCCCTGCCGGGCGAGATGCCGGGCCAGGGCGTGGACGTGCCGTGCGAGTCCGCCGACGACCACGGGTGGGTACTCCCACGACAACATCAGCACGCGCATGGGTGGAGGTTACTCGTGAGTCGGTCGGCGCCGGGACGGGGCGATCACCCCCACAGGTGACACCGATCGAGGGCGACGGGGGGCGGCGATCTTTGCCACCATCGGGTCGATGACGTCTTCGGTGAACGCGGCCGGACCGGCCTGCGAGACCGTCGAACCGGTGCTCTCGACGCCGTGGTCCGCGCAGGTCGGACCCGGCAACGCGCTGCCCGAGTACCCGCGTCCCGGCTGGTCCGCGAACGCTGGCTGAACCTCAACGGCGTCTGGGAGTACGCGGGCAGCGGCGCGCCCCGCCGCGACGGGTACGGCGAGCGGATCCTGGTGCCGTGCCCGCCGGAATCGGCGCTCTCCGGCATCGGACGGCGGGACGAAACCCTCTGGTATCGCAAGGTTTTCCACGTTCCGCCCGGTTGGGACGGTCAGCGGGTGCTGCTCCACTTCGGCGCCGTCGACCAGTCCGCGACGGTGCGGGTCAACAACCAGGAGGTGGCCGTCCACGAAGGCGGGTACACGGCCTTCAGCGCCGACATCACCGACGTCCTGCGTCCGTCGGGATCGCAGGAACTCACCGTCCGCGTGACGGATCGGACCGACGCCGCGACGCATCCCGTCGGCAAGCAGCGGAACGACCCGAAAGGGATCTTCTGCACCGCCGCGTCGGGTATCCGGCAGACCGTCTGGCTGGAGCCGGTGCCGTCCGCGCATATCCGGGATCTGCCGCTGACCCCCGATCTCGATGGGGTGACGGTTGTGCCCAAGGTCACAGGCGGCGCCCGGGTGGAGCTGATCGTCAGCGAACCCGGCGGCGCGGAGGTGACACGCGTCGAAGGAGCCGTAGGGCAGCGGTTGCGGACAGGCTGGGCCTGCTCGTCTGGCAGGACATGCCGTCGCTCACCGGACCTCGACCCGACCAGGGACGTCGTCGCGAACAGCGGGGTGAACTGCTGCTTCTCCCGGCCGGACACCGGCGCGGGTGACGTCTACGACGACCACCTACGTCGGGCCGGGGAGCCCCGCGGTAAAGGACCACAGGGTGATCGTCGACGGCGAGTACGGCGGGCTCGGCCTCGTCGTCGACGGGCATCGCCGGCCGGGGGAGCCCCAGGCCTACGAGATGACGCCGACCCCGGCACAGCTGACCAAGCGCTATGCCGAGGTCGGCGAGCACCTCGAACGGATCGTCGCCGGAACCGGCCTTTCCGGCGCGATCTACACGCAGACCACCGACGTCGAGAACGAGGTCAACGGCCTGCTCACCTACGGCCGGCGGGTGGTGAAGGCGGACGCGGAGTCCGTCGCCACCCGCAATCGGGCGGTCATCGAGACGGGTCAGTCCGGCTGAGCCTCCACCGGACCGCCGGAGTCGCGGACCCGGACGGGCACTCCGAGCAGCTGAGAAGGCAGCTGCCCGGAGTCGTGACCGGGGGTCATCCACACGTCGATCGTGGGTGCCCCCTCGGCCTCGCCCTGCCCGACCCCGACTACTCCGGGGACGTCGTCGAGCCATCGGGACGCCGTCACGAGGGCGGCATCGACATCCGATACGTCTTCGGCCACTACGGATGCACCCTGATCCCAAGCGACGCTTCGACCAGCGAGATCCGGTTGATCACCGTGACCACCGGCGAACCGGCGAACAGCAGGCCGACGGCGTTCTCGCTCAGGTCCGCCACGAGACTGCCCGAGTCGCCACCGGCCGACATGTCGGTGGTCAGCAGTTGCTGCGCGAACCGGGCCACCCTGCCTCCGCCGTAGTTCACGTCGACGGTGGCGTTGATGTTCGTGATCCGCCCGGTCGTCCAGTTCGTGGTCCGGCCGGTCTTCTGCACGAGCGTGCCGACCGCGGGCGCCACGTTGGTGCCCTTGAGCTCGCCGACCCAGAAGATCCGCCGGTCGAGGTCGTGGAACTGGCCTTCGGCGATCGCGGCGTCGACGAAGTTCAAGGGCACCGGCTGCCCCGGCTGGATGAACTTGATCGGTACGAACCGGCTCAGCCTGGCGATGACGTCGGTGGGGACGACGCCGCCGTCGAACGGGCCGGGCTGCAGGATCGGGTCGCCGATGGCGGCGGCGTTGGAGTTCGCCAGCACGTGGTTGTTGCTCAGGATGTAGTACCTCGGCGGTTTGCCGGGCAGCGCCGTCGCGTCGTAGACCGCGGTGCCGTAGGTGCCGGCGGTGATCTTGAAGTGGCCGACGCTCAGCCCGCCGAACGCCGGGCGGAACCGCTTGGCGAGGGTGAACGGACCGACCTGCTCACGGGCGAGTTCGTCGGGGCGGGCGAGTGTCGGAGCCTGGGGCTCGTCGACCATCGTGGCGGCGCCGTTCACCTTGGGGGCGGCGACGCTGCGACCGGCCTGGAGCACCCCGACCTCCTGGACGTCGGTGGGCACACCCGACAGCGCCGCCGGGACGAGGTCGTCTTCACGCAGCATTTCGTGCGGCATCTTCGTGTCGACCAGGACGGTGATCGCCTTCTCGCCGGTGTCCCTGCCCCCGGACCATTTGGTACCGAGCGCGACACCCACCACGTTCTGCCGGTTCAGCAACGCCTCCTCCTCGGCCGCCTGCACGCTCGCGAGGGAGAGGAAATCGTCCGGGATCATATTGTTTTCGATCATGTCGGCCACACTTTTCTGGTTGTCGGCGTTGACGAAGTGCGGGACTCCCGACGAAAGAGTCTTCTCCTCCTGCGGCGGGTGGCGCCATAGTGCAATCGGGTACGGCGCTTCACTATGAGACGTCAAGATTTCCCTTGTGCGGCAAGGGTTTGTTATCGCTCAACCGGACATCGCCCCGGCGTCGCCGCCGTTGAGGGACTTTGGTCACCGATCCGCCGGAAAAGGAAACGGGCGGGCTCGCCGGATCACTCCGGTGAGCCCGCCCGTTCGCGAAAGGCGGGAATCAGCCGATCGTCGCGTCGATCGCCTTGGTGATCGTCTCGTCCTCGGGTTCGGTGCGTGGGCGGAATCGCCCCACCACTTCACCGGAAGGGGCGATGAGGAACTTCTCGAAGTTCCACTGGACGTCGCCGGCGGCGCCCTCCGCGTCGGCCGCCTTGGTCAGTTCGGCGTAGAGCGGGTGACGGCTTTCCCCGTTGACATCCAGCTTTTCGAACAGCGGGAACGAAACGCCGTACGTCGTCGAGCAGAAGGTCTGGATCTCCTCCGCCGTGCCCGGCTCCTGGCCCGCGAACTGGTTGCAGGGGAACCCGACGACGGAGAAACCCTTGTCCGCGTAGCGTTCCTGGAGTTTCTCCAGCCCGGTGTACTGCGGCGTCAGCCCGCATTTCGACGCCACGTTCACCACCAGCAGCGTCTTGCCTTCGAGCGCGCCGAGCGTCGTGTCCTCGCCCGCGAGCGTCTTCAGCGGGATGTCGTGGATCCCCATGGTGCCCCTTTCGTCATTTCCTCAGCAGATCACGCGCGTCGACGTGACCGAACGGCCCGTCGTCGCGCCGGAACGCGGCCGCGGTCTCCCGCGCGCGGTCGAGTGCTCCTTCCCGGAGCAGCCCGGCGAGCGTGTCGAACCGTTCCGTGTGCACTCTCGCCCGCCGCCGCGCGTAATCGGCGGCGGAGTCCTTGGTGACCATGAACGCCCAATCGCTCGACAGCGCCAGCATCGCTTCGGCGACGGCCTGATCGCGGACGGAGTCGCGTGTCGTCGTGTCCATTCCGGTGACGAGGTCGAGCATCCGGTCCTGCAACGCGGTGTTGTCCCGCACCATGTCGGCGACCTGCTCGCCGTCCCAGACCCGCCAGTCCTTGCCAGACCCCCACGACGACGCCGGGAGGTCGACCTTCCCGCCGAGGTGACCGGCTTCGAGCGCGCCCTTGAGCGTCGTGACGCGGACGCCGGCCTCGGGCAGCGCGCGCAGGACGCCTTCGAGCCAGGCAGGGCCCTCGTGCCACCAGTGTCCGAACAGTTCCGTGTCGTACGCGGCGACGACGAGCGACTCGCGGCCGTGCTCGGCTTTGAGCGAACGCAGGCGGGCGACGACCGTGTCGACGAAGTCCTGGACGTGACCGCCGAGGGTGGCCGTCGCCATCGCCGGGTCGTACGGCGCCTTGTCCGGCGGCTCGACGGTCTTGCCGGTCACCCGCGAGGGTTTGAGGCCGACCTCGTGTGCCCAGGTGTGGAAATCGCGATAGGCGGCATGGCCGGGATATCCGGCCTTCGGCGACCAGACGCGGTACGTGACTTCGAGATCGCGGCCGAAGCACACGACGTCGGAATCGCCGACCGTCCGCGCCGCCGAGGTGTCACCGTGCAGGGAAGGCCCGTCGACCATGAACCGCTGGACACCCGCGGCGGCGTATCCGGCCTCCATGCCGGGCGCGTAGCCGCATTCGGGCGCCCAAATGCCTTCGGGACGCCGTCCGATCCGCAGCGCGGTGTCGGCCAGGCCGCCCCGCAGCATGAAGTCGCGGACCGCCGGGTCGAGCAGCGGCTGGAACGGATGCGCCAGCGGCCCGCCGAGCAGTTCGATCGTCCCGTTGTCCACAAAGGACCGAAGGATCGGGGAGAAGCCGTGACGCCAGCGGGTTTCGAGCTCTTCCGAGGCTTTGAGCGCCGTCCGGTACTCGCTCGCCGCGAGGTCGCGCAGCAGCGGATCACCGCGCCACAGCGTGGACGCGTGCCAGGAGCGCAGCTGCCAGTGGCCGAGCCAGTCGTGGAAGGCGTCGATGCAGTACGGGTCGTCGAGCTGGGCGGCGAGGATCGGCGTCATCCCGAGGGTGAGGACGTCTTCGCGGCCCTCGTCGGCGAAGCGGCGCAGGAGATCGACCATCGGCAGGTAGGAATGCGCCCACGCCTGGTAGAGCCATTCCTCGCCGACCGGCCAGGATCCGTGATGCGGCAGCCACGGCAGGTGGCTGTGCACGACGAGGCAGAACGTGCCCTCGTAGTCGCTCATCGGCGCACCGCCACGGCGACCAGGTCGAGGCTGGCGTCGAGGTCTTCACCGTGGATCGCGAAGTCCGCGGCCTGGATGCCTTCGACGTCGGCCAGCAGTTCCGCGGGCCAGGTCGCCTGTCCCGGCAGCTGCCCCATGACGACGTCGAGCTGGGCGTCGATGATCGAACCGCCGTACTTGGCGTCGAGCCTCGCGACGCCCTCGCCGTGGTGGAGACCGTGCAGGGTCTCGACCACGAAACCGGCGTCACGCAGCAATCCGTCCAATTCGGACGGTGCGAGCTCTCTGGTGTGGAACGGGTTGAGCGGGGTGTCGCTGTCCGGGGTGAAGGTCAGCCGGTTGGGCGTGGTGACGATCAGCCGTCCGCCGGGGGAGAGCACGCGGCGGCATTCGGCGAGGAAGGCGCCCTGGTCCCAGAGATGCTCGATCACCTGGAAATTGGCGACGACGTCGACCGAGGCGTCCCGCAGCGGCAGGAACACCAGGTTCGCCCTGGCCACACCGATGCCGGGGTAGCGGCGGGCGACGTGCTCGGTGGTGGGGACGTCGTAGTCGAGGGCGAGCACCCGCTCGGCCACGGTGGCGATCAGCCCGGCGCCGTAGCCCTCGCCGCAGCCGGCCTCCAGCACCGTCTTGCCCTCGCACAGCGGCAGGAGCTTGTGATACGCGGCCTCGTGGCGCCGGAACCAGTAATTCTCCTCGGCGATGCCCGGCACGGTGCGTTCACCGGTGAGGTGCAGCGCTTCGGCCCTGGTGGCTGGGGTGGTCACGCCGCGACCCTACCGGCCGGTCACTTCGGCTCGCGTGTCACGTTTCGCGGCGCCACGCAGTCCAGGAGGTATGCAACGGACATTCACCCGCGTACTGCTCGTCGTCTTCGGCCTCATCGAACTGCCCGTCGGGCTGTGGCCGCTGTTCAGCCCGGAGGGCTTCTACCGGGACTTCCCGGGGTTCCGCACCGGCTGGGTGGCGATGGACGGCCCCTTCAACGAACACCTGATCCAGGACTTCGGCGGCCTCAACCTGGCGCTTTCCGCGATCCTGATCGGCGCCGCCGTGATCGGGACGACCGCCGTGGCCAGGTTGGCGGCGCTCGCCACCTTCTGTTTCGGATTGCCGCATTTCCTGTACCACCTTGGTCACGTCTCGCATTTCGAGCCGGTGGACCAGGTGCTGATCATCGTGACGACGGCGCTGGGCGCGGTGCTCCCGGTGGTGCTGGCGCTGATCCCCTCGAAGCGGATTACACCGGCGACACCGTGATGCCGATGGCGCCGGGCCCGAGGTGGGCGCCGAGGATCATGCTGGCGTCTACCAGGGTGCTGTCGACCATATGCGGCAGCCGTGCCCGCAGCCGTCCGCCGATCTCGAGGTCGCGTTCGTCCGGTCCGAACCGGGTGATGGCGACCTCGACGTCCCGGTCGCCCGCGCATTCCACCGCGAGGTCGACGAGTTTGTTGAGCGCCCGCCGCTGGCCCGGCACCCGGGTCAGCGGGGCGACCTCGCCGTTCTTCAGCGTCAACAGGGGTTTGATCGAGAACGCGGAGCCGAGGAACGCCTGCGCCGCGCCGATCCGGCCACCGCGGCGCAGGAACTCCAGCGTGTCGACGTAGAGGATCTCCCGGCTGCCGCGGAAGCGGCGTTCGGCCGCGTCGATGACGCGAGTGGCCTGCCCGCCGGCGGCGGCGACCTTGGCCGCCGAGGTCGCCGCGAAACCGAGGCTCATCCCGGTGGTCCCGCTGTCGAGGACGTGCACCGGGATGTTCACCTGCTGGGCGGCCTCGCGGGCGGCGTTCACCGTCTCCGACATCCGTCCCGAGATGTGGACGCTGACGATCGCGGACGCGCCCTTGCTCGCGGCGTCCTGGAACGCCCAGAAGAACGCGGCGACCTCGGGCGGCGCCGTCTTCACCGGCGTCCCCGCCCGCAGATGGCCGATGATCTCCTCGCGGTCGTAGCGATTCTCCTCGTCGAACTGCTCTCCGACCTGCAGTTGGACCTGAACGACGCCGATTCCCCAGCGTTCGGCGACCGGGGCGGGAAGGCAGGCGGTCGAGTCCGTGATCACGGCGACAGGGCCGGGCATGGAACGCATGGTGGGGCAGGTTATCCCTTCACCATCTCCGGGAGTACCCCGGAATACGGCCGTTCGGGTTAGTCGGCCGGTTACACTCACTTCCGGGTGAATTACCTGGACGATGGTCCCACTAAAACGTGCATCCAGGTGAATGAGGTCACCTCGGCGGGCCGCGGCGCTGAAATGGCCCTAATCTACCGGCCAGTAGAGCTGTTGCCCCGTGGCCGACGC carries:
- a CDS encoding glycosyltransferase family 4 protein, with the translated sequence MRVLMLSWEYPPVVVGGLARHVHALARHLARQGHDVVVLCRHTAGTDAETHPRTDRVVEGVRIIRVAEDPMHVTFERDLVAWTLAMGHAMVRAATDLLRGWQPDVVHAHDWLVTHPAIAIAEAARVPLVGTIHATEAGRHSGWLSHPLNQQVHSVEWWLANRSDALITCSQAMRREVAHLFEVDGDAVTVIHNGIEERTWQVPAEEVAHAREVYSPSGAPLLLYFGRLEWEKGVQDLLAALPRIRRAKPGTRLVVAGKGRHLEELVDQARKLRVRRAVDFVGHLSDRELRAVLAAADAVVLPSRYEPFGIVALEAAAAKAPLVASTAGGLGEVVVDGETGLAFSPGDVDALGDAVEAVLDDEVAAARRALTAQSRLAADFDWGRIAEATVAVYRRARVAEPVELGRPKIATGNAFEP
- a CDS encoding chymotrypsin family serine protease, which translates into the protein MIENNMIPDDFLSLASVQAAEEEALLNRQNVVGVALGTKWSGGRDTGEKAITVLVDTKMPHEMLREDDLVPAALSGVPTDVQEVGVLQAGRSVAAPKVNGAATMVDEPQAPTLARPDELAREQVGPFTLAKRFRPAFGGLSVGHFKITAGTYGTAVYDATALPGKPPRYYILSNNHVLANSNAAAIGDPILQPGPFDGGVVPTDVIARLSRFVPIKFIQPGQPVPLNFVDAAIAEGQFHDLDRRIFWVGELKGTNVAPAVGTLVQKTGRTTNWTTGRITNINATVDVNYGGGRVARFAQQLLTTDMSAGGDSGSLVADLSENAVGLLFAGSPVVTVINRISLVEASLGIRVHP
- a CDS encoding glutathione peroxidase, whose product is MGIHDIPLKTLAGEDTTLGALEGKTLLVVNVASKCGLTPQYTGLEKLQERYADKGFSVVGFPCNQFAGQEPGTAEEIQTFCSTTYGVSFPLFEKLDVNGESRHPLYAELTKAADAEGAAGDVQWNFEKFLIAPSGEVVGRFRPRTEPEDETITKAIDATIG
- a CDS encoding 1,4-alpha-glucan branching protein domain-containing protein, with the translated sequence MSDYEGTFCLVVHSHLPWLPHHGSWPVGEEWLYQAWAHSYLPMVDLLRRFADEGREDVLTLGMTPILAAQLDDPYCIDAFHDWLGHWQLRSWHASTLWRGDPLLRDLAASEYRTALKASEELETRWRHGFSPILRSFVDNGTIELLGGPLAHPFQPLLDPAVRDFMLRGGLADTALRIGRRPEGIWAPECGYAPGMEAGYAAAGVQRFMVDGPSLHGDTSAARTVGDSDVVCFGRDLEVTYRVWSPKAGYPGHAAYRDFHTWAHEVGLKPSRVTGKTVEPPDKAPYDPAMATATLGGHVQDFVDTVVARLRSLKAEHGRESLVVAAYDTELFGHWWHEGPAWLEGVLRALPEAGVRVTTLKGALEAGHLGGKVDLPASSWGSGKDWRVWDGEQVADMVRDNTALQDRMLDLVTGMDTTTRDSVRDQAVAEAMLALSSDWAFMVTKDSAADYARRRARVHTERFDTLAGLLREGALDRARETAAAFRRDDGPFGHVDARDLLRK
- a CDS encoding class I SAM-dependent methyltransferase — its product is MTTPATRAEALHLTGERTVPGIAEENYWFRRHEAAYHKLLPLCEGKTVLEAGCGEGYGAGLIATVAERVLALDYDVPTTEHVARRYPGIGVARANLVFLPLRDASVDVVANFQVIEHLWDQGAFLAECRRVLSPGGRLIVTTPNRLTFTPDSDTPLNPFHTRELAPSELDGLLRDAGFVVETLHGLHHGEGVARLDAKYGGSIIDAQLDVVMGQLPGQATWPAELLADVEGIQAADFAIHGEDLDASLDLVAVAVRR
- a CDS encoding DegV family protein, which codes for MRSMPGPVAVITDSTACLPAPVAERWGIGVVQVQLQVGEQFDEENRYDREEIIGHLRAGTPVKTAPPEVAAFFWAFQDAASKGASAIVSVHISGRMSETVNAAREAAQQVNIPVHVLDSGTTGMSLGFAATSAAKVAAAGGQATRVIDAAERRFRGSREILYVDTLEFLRRGGRIGAAQAFLGSAFSIKPLLTLKNGEVAPLTRVPGQRRALNKLVDLAVECAGDRDVEVAITRFGPDERDLEIGGRLRARLPHMVDSTLVDASMILGAHLGPGAIGITVSPV